A region of Bradyrhizobium sp. SZCCHNS1050 DNA encodes the following proteins:
- a CDS encoding RHS repeat-associated core domain-containing protein, with protein MSLLIGCGLPAAADAAQIVITSSATWVVPNDWNNADNSIEAIGGGGGGGGSVAGQQGAGGGGGGEYRKLLNLTLTPGASIPVVIGAGGAGGTTAPSVGTAGTATRLNGSTLVANPGQGGAASGTATAGAAAGGTGGIGGTTSFNGGAGGARSSLTAGAGAGGGGAGGRNGAGAAGGSSAGAGPGAAGGGAANGGAPGGNVPSSGTGATGGNNSSGTGGGAGGTVGVLSATGVNGGGAAGSSGGGGGGGGGLANSVTGSGGAGGAGVEWSGVGAGGGGGGGGAAYTTVSGAGGAGGSYGGGGGGAGSSTFAGNVGGAGAPGIVVITYTPVSVSTPPINSATSITRSSSFAYDSASGLLTQDVVEPDTPALRLQTDYVYNAFGQKQSVTVSGADVVSRSSTTSYDARGQFATSNTNALGQSETLQYDGRFGQPTSHTGPNGLTTTWSYDEFGRKTQETRSDGTQTRWAYQFCSGVNGGSTSCLSGASYLVQETPYAADGATVNGPVTTVFFDTLEREIGRRTQGFDGSTVQATKSYDALGRVAQTSRPYFLNGGTPQYTTLSYDVLGRVVSSTQPDGSVAQTAYHGLTVVETNALNQTRTVTKNSQGQVVSVTDTLGKTMTYAYDAVGNLVQTTDALGNVVSATYDLRGRKTASSDPDLGDWTYSYNALGQLVTQTDAKGQTVSLSYDRLGRMVQRVEPDMTSVWAYDTAANGVGKLASSGITSGSGNGFARSFSYDSLGRPLQVATTIDGATYTMGATYDANSRLIKVSYPSGFTARYGYNSLGFANQLQDDATSQGFWTANAMDADGHLTQQTAGNGLVTTRGFDPLTGRLTSVATGTGSAVQNLSFGYDRLGNLTSRSDANTSVSESFNYDGLNRLTTSTTSLNPTPLVKTYSYSAIGNILSKSDVGTYVYPAAGAPLPHAVMSVAGGSINATFTYDANGNQTSGLGRSIVYTSYNKPASITQGSRTISFVDDTEHQRFKQVTPEGTTLYIAGFGVMAEVQNPGTTTQKWTDYLSVGNAKVGMRVTQTAASGITLTMRYFHTDHLGSIVALTDENGLLQQRLSYDAWGKRRNVDGTDDVAGSTASQTTRGFTGQEELSVAGLVHLNGRVYDPLLARFTSADPTVTEPLNPQGWNRYSYVGNDPLTFTDPNGFSWLSNFFGSVGHFFSGIGRAIGNFITNNLQSLVQIAVTAALVATGVFAPIAAFVGAAVTTGMFGGNLGQALKAGVIAGLTTFAYSQIPGLDIGVIGRIGANAAVGCVSSVASGGSCGSGAASAAVSSALSPVLPNDLIGGTIARATVGGLASVAGGGKFGNGAVTSAFQYLATRSLETARQTPVEKFRNANAFLAPVGVAAGQLLIDAIVMGLGLSVELNSTTRRDDNLLYHRLEAYPNQTPEVAAMQQASGEIWGQEGRLGSMAQVRAFRGALPEDARGIEFTTPIPPEAGQIPWARWYPGRQPGVFVNDKGYAVLPVTVTKNTQTLP; from the coding sequence TTGTCTCTCCTGATTGGCTGCGGTCTTCCCGCGGCTGCCGATGCCGCGCAGATCGTGATTACAAGCAGCGCGACATGGGTGGTTCCAAACGATTGGAACAACGCTGACAACTCGATCGAGGCGATCGGAGGTGGTGGCGGTGGAGGCGGTTCGGTAGCTGGGCAGCAGGGTGCAGGTGGAGGAGGCGGGGGCGAGTACCGCAAGCTCCTGAACCTGACGCTGACGCCCGGCGCGTCGATTCCGGTTGTGATCGGAGCGGGCGGCGCTGGCGGCACAACGGCGCCATCGGTCGGCACGGCAGGCACCGCGACGCGATTGAACGGCTCGACCCTGGTGGCGAATCCTGGGCAGGGCGGAGCGGCGTCCGGTACTGCGACGGCAGGGGCCGCAGCGGGCGGAACAGGTGGGATCGGCGGCACGACCAGTTTCAACGGCGGCGCTGGCGGCGCGCGTTCGAGCCTGACGGCTGGTGCCGGTGCTGGGGGCGGCGGCGCTGGCGGTCGCAACGGCGCGGGTGCAGCGGGTGGCAGCAGCGCGGGCGCAGGCCCTGGTGCGGCCGGCGGCGGCGCGGCCAATGGGGGCGCTCCGGGCGGTAACGTACCGTCGAGCGGCACGGGTGCGACCGGCGGTAACAACTCGTCCGGAACGGGCGGCGGCGCCGGCGGCACGGTCGGCGTTCTTAGCGCGACGGGCGTGAATGGCGGAGGCGCAGCCGGATCGAGCGGTGGTGGTGGCGGCGGCGGTGGCGGTCTCGCCAATTCGGTGACCGGCTCCGGCGGCGCGGGCGGCGCCGGCGTCGAGTGGAGCGGCGTGGGCGCCGGCGGTGGCGGTGGCGGCGGCGGTGCGGCCTACACGACGGTGTCTGGCGCGGGCGGTGCCGGCGGTTCATATGGCGGTGGTGGCGGTGGTGCAGGTTCATCGACATTTGCAGGAAATGTCGGCGGCGCCGGTGCGCCTGGCATTGTCGTCATCACTTACACGCCGGTGTCGGTCTCGACGCCCCCTATCAACTCGGCCACCAGCATCACACGGTCGTCCTCGTTTGCCTACGATTCCGCCTCGGGCCTGCTGACCCAGGACGTCGTCGAGCCGGATACTCCGGCGCTCCGCCTTCAGACCGACTATGTCTACAATGCGTTCGGGCAGAAGCAGTCGGTCACCGTCAGCGGCGCCGACGTCGTCTCGCGTTCGAGCACGACCAGCTATGACGCGCGCGGGCAGTTTGCGACCTCCAACACCAATGCGCTGGGGCAAAGCGAGACGCTGCAATATGACGGCCGCTTCGGCCAGCCGACTAGCCACACCGGCCCCAACGGCCTGACCACGACCTGGAGCTATGACGAGTTCGGCCGCAAGACGCAGGAGACGCGCTCGGACGGCACGCAGACGCGCTGGGCCTACCAGTTCTGCAGCGGCGTGAACGGCGGCAGCACGAGCTGTCTATCGGGCGCGAGCTATCTCGTGCAGGAGACGCCCTACGCCGCCGACGGCGCCACCGTGAACGGCCCCGTCACGACCGTGTTCTTCGACACGCTGGAGCGCGAGATCGGCCGCCGCACCCAGGGGTTCGACGGCAGCACGGTGCAGGCGACCAAGAGTTATGACGCGCTCGGGCGCGTCGCGCAGACCAGCCGTCCGTATTTCCTGAACGGCGGCACGCCGCAATACACGACGCTCAGCTACGACGTGCTCGGACGCGTGGTCTCGTCGACCCAGCCGGACGGCAGCGTGGCGCAGACCGCCTATCACGGCCTGACCGTCGTCGAGACCAACGCGCTGAACCAGACGCGCACCGTCACCAAGAACAGCCAGGGCCAGGTGGTCTCGGTCACCGACACGCTCGGCAAGACCATGACCTATGCCTATGACGCGGTCGGCAACCTGGTGCAGACCACGGATGCGCTCGGCAACGTCGTCAGCGCGACCTATGACCTCAGGGGACGCAAGACCGCTAGCAGCGATCCCGATCTCGGCGACTGGACCTACAGCTACAACGCGCTGGGCCAGCTGGTCACCCAGACCGACGCCAAGGGGCAGACGGTCAGCCTGAGCTACGACCGGCTCGGCCGCATGGTGCAGCGGGTCGAGCCGGACATGACCTCGGTCTGGGCCTATGACACCGCGGCCAACGGCGTCGGCAAGCTGGCCTCGAGCGGCATCACCTCCGGCTCGGGCAACGGCTTTGCCCGCAGCTTCAGCTATGACAGCCTCGGCCGTCCGCTGCAGGTGGCGACCACGATCGATGGCGCCACCTACACGATGGGCGCGACCTATGACGCCAACAGCCGGCTGATCAAGGTCAGCTATCCCTCCGGCTTCACCGCGCGCTACGGCTATAACAGCCTCGGCTTTGCCAACCAGCTGCAGGACGACGCCACCAGCCAGGGCTTCTGGACGGCGAACGCGATGGATGCCGACGGTCATCTGACGCAGCAGACCGCCGGCAATGGCCTGGTCACCACCCGCGGCTTCGATCCGCTGACGGGGCGGTTGACCAGCGTCGCCACCGGCACCGGCAGCGCCGTGCAGAATCTGAGCTTCGGCTACGACCGGCTCGGCAACCTGACCTCGCGCAGCGACGCCAACACCAGTGTCAGCGAAAGCTTCAATTACGACGGGCTGAACCGGCTGACGACGTCGACGACCAGCCTCAACCCGACGCCGCTGGTGAAGACCTATTCCTACAGCGCGATCGGCAACATCCTCTCGAAGTCGGACGTCGGCACCTACGTCTATCCGGCGGCCGGGGCGCCGCTGCCGCATGCCGTCATGAGCGTCGCCGGCGGCAGCATCAATGCGACCTTCACCTATGACGCCAACGGCAACCAGACCTCCGGTCTCGGCCGCAGCATCGTCTATACGTCCTACAATAAGCCGGCGAGCATCACGCAAGGGTCGCGGACGATCTCCTTCGTCGACGACACCGAGCACCAGCGCTTCAAGCAGGTGACGCCGGAAGGCACGACCCTGTACATCGCCGGCTTCGGCGTGATGGCCGAGGTGCAGAACCCCGGCACGACGACGCAGAAATGGACCGACTATCTCTCGGTCGGCAATGCCAAGGTCGGCATGCGCGTCACCCAGACGGCCGCCAGCGGCATCACGCTGACGATGCGCTACTTCCACACCGACCATCTCGGTTCGATCGTGGCGCTCACCGACGAGAACGGTCTGCTGCAGCAGCGCCTCTCCTATGACGCCTGGGGCAAGCGCCGCAACGTCGACGGCACCGACGACGTCGCCGGCAGCACCGCCAGCCAGACGACGCGTGGCTTCACCGGCCAGGAGGAGCTCTCGGTCGCCGGCCTCGTGCACCTGAACGGCCGTGTCTACGATCCCTTGCTGGCGCGGTTCACCAGCGCCGATCCAACGGTGACGGAGCCGCTCAATCCGCAGGGCTGGAACAGGTACTCCTATGTCGGCAACGACCCGTTGACCTTCACCGATCCGAACGGGTTCAGCTGGCTCTCGAACTTCTTCGGCAGTGTCGGGCACTTCTTTAGCGGCATCGGGAGGGCTATCGGCAATTTCATCACTAATAATCTGCAGTCGCTGGTTCAGATCGCCGTTACGGCTGCTCTGGTTGCTACGGGAGTGTTTGCGCCGATCGCTGCGTTCGTGGGGGCAGCCGTCACGACTGGAATGTTTGGCGGAAATCTAGGACAAGCATTAAAGGCCGGGGTGATCGCTGGGCTCACAACCTTTGCCTACAGCCAGATTCCTGGCCTGGATATCGGTGTGATTGGAAGAATCGGCGCCAATGCTGCCGTGGGCTGCGTCTCGTCTGTCGCTTCCGGCGGATCCTGCGGATCAGGGGCTGCATCCGCAGCGGTGAGCTCGGCACTGTCGCCAGTACTGCCGAATGATCTCATTGGCGGTACCATCGCGCGTGCCACAGTCGGCGGACTGGCGTCCGTTGCCGGCGGTGGAAAGTTCGGCAATGGTGCTGTGACCAGCGCATTTCAGTATCTGGCCACGAGGAGTTTGGAAACTGCGCGGCAAACTCCAGTCGAGAAGTTCCGAAACGCGAACGCGTTCCTTGCCCCGGTGGGAGTTGCCGCTGGTCAACTACTAATCGATGCAATCGTAATGGGTTTAGGCTTGTCTGTGGAGCTAAATTCAACCACTAGAAGGGATGATAACTTACTCTACCATCGTCTAGAAGCGTATCCTAACCAAACGCCGGAAGTGGCTGCGATGCAGCAGGCGTCCGGCGAAATCTGGGGGCAGGAGGGACGATTGGGGTCGATGGCGCAGGTTCGAGCCTTTCGTGGAGCGTTGCCGGAGGATGCGAGGGGTATTGAATTCACGACCCCCATCCCGCCTGAAGCTGGCCAAATTCCGTGGGCGCGGTGGTATCCAGGCCGACAGCCAGGAGTCTTCGTTAATGATAAAGGATATGCGGTGTTGCCTGTGACAGTAACAAAGAACACTCAAACTCTGCCATGA
- a CDS encoding FG-GAP-like repeat-containing protein: MGAATYSIPVAVPPGAAGVVPALTLEYSSQGGNGVVGMGWSLGGLPSIGRCQRTVAQDGVLGAVNFDGNDRFCLEGQRLILVGGSYGADNAEYRTEIDAYSKIVSHGVAGSGPAWFEVRTKAGQIMEFGRAADSQVLAQGKPSVRAWGVNKVSDTKGNYFSVAYATDAAAGQSVPSSITYTGNAAENVTPYNSVGFVYASRPDVIQHYQAGSLVRTAVRLTNIRTFSGNTLVSDYQLSYQQSPTSNVSEISSVKVCGGSGACLPPTTFQWQNGGGGAFSGSVSVLPNGENFNTPSSAGPGAALSRLTTPVSSDFNGDGRNDFIMLVGSTVYGFFGKSDGTFQAINSAAPNGWSFGASSGYLNIPGDFNGDGKSDFAMLNGTNLYVFLSNGSGQFTGVTFPFPNGWNFGTTPGDYFIPIAGDFNSDGRADFLLISGQYLYVFLSNGDGTFSGRAIQTPGWDFGVPTTAGYTPVSGDFNGDGKTDFLIVGGSAVTGPGSGSSTVGKVAYSFLGNGDGTFAFNSWQLPSGWNFASTSTTSFLPITGDFNGDGRTDLIMLQGPQLYEMQSRGDGSFDYLPIQISNGWNFGAQPGASFTSFSSDINADGRTDFTIIGGNSPYMYQFVSSGDGSFTYRTLGMPNGWNFGAPPTKDYWMQLGDFNGDGKVEFAMLSGTYIYTCLADAAVGDVIGTIVSGLGATITVSYAPLTNSSVYTRDSSSGYPIQDLQTPFLVASQVDSSNGVGGTYSSSRTYAGAKIDLTGRGMLGFRQVTVRDIQTGIAETTTFRQDFPYIGMVASTTRTLGTQTLGQLTNVYQFINASGSTTISPSSAPYRVSLAQSVSSSVDLDGSPAPTVTTSNQYDLFGNATQVVVSTSDGFSKITSNVYANDTSYWYLGRLTRATVTSQRPQ; this comes from the coding sequence ATGGGCGCTGCGACCTACTCGATTCCAGTCGCGGTTCCTCCGGGGGCCGCCGGCGTCGTCCCGGCGCTAACGCTCGAATACAGCAGTCAGGGCGGCAATGGCGTGGTGGGTATGGGGTGGTCCTTGGGGGGCTTGCCGTCGATCGGCCGTTGCCAACGAACGGTGGCGCAGGATGGTGTGCTCGGTGCCGTTAATTTTGACGGCAATGATCGGTTCTGCCTCGAAGGGCAGCGTCTGATCCTGGTGGGTGGGTCCTATGGTGCTGACAATGCCGAATATCGTACCGAAATCGATGCCTATTCCAAGATCGTTTCACACGGCGTGGCGGGCAGTGGGCCGGCGTGGTTCGAGGTGCGCACGAAGGCCGGTCAGATCATGGAGTTCGGTCGTGCCGCGGATTCTCAGGTGCTCGCGCAAGGCAAGCCGAGCGTGCGTGCTTGGGGTGTGAACAAGGTGAGCGACACGAAGGGCAATTACTTCTCGGTCGCTTATGCTACCGATGCGGCTGCGGGGCAGTCAGTTCCAAGCTCGATCACTTATACGGGCAACGCGGCGGAAAACGTTACTCCATACAATTCGGTTGGATTTGTCTACGCCTCGCGTCCCGATGTCATTCAGCATTACCAGGCGGGCTCTTTGGTGCGGACAGCCGTGCGGCTGACAAACATCAGGACCTTTTCGGGAAATACGTTGGTTTCCGATTATCAGCTCTCATATCAGCAGAGTCCCACGAGCAATGTGTCCGAAATCTCATCGGTCAAGGTTTGTGGTGGGTCTGGTGCTTGTCTGCCTCCCACGACGTTCCAGTGGCAGAACGGCGGAGGTGGGGCGTTTTCTGGGTCCGTCAGCGTGCTCCCGAACGGCGAGAATTTCAATACGCCGAGCAGTGCGGGCCCGGGAGCTGCTTTGAGCAGGCTGACTACGCCGGTCTCAAGTGATTTCAACGGCGATGGCCGGAATGATTTCATAATGCTGGTCGGCTCCACGGTGTATGGGTTCTTCGGCAAGTCGGATGGGACGTTCCAGGCGATTAATTCCGCAGCGCCAAATGGCTGGAGCTTCGGTGCGTCGTCGGGCTATCTGAACATTCCTGGCGATTTCAACGGGGACGGCAAGAGCGATTTTGCCATGTTGAATGGGACCAATCTGTATGTGTTTCTGAGCAACGGAAGTGGTCAATTCACCGGAGTGACGTTCCCATTCCCGAATGGTTGGAATTTCGGGACAACGCCGGGCGATTATTTTATCCCGATCGCCGGTGATTTCAATTCTGATGGCCGGGCGGATTTTCTGCTGATCAGCGGCCAATACCTCTACGTGTTCTTGAGCAATGGTGATGGCACTTTTAGTGGACGCGCGATCCAGACCCCTGGCTGGGATTTTGGCGTTCCGACAACTGCTGGCTACACCCCAGTTTCAGGTGATTTCAACGGAGACGGAAAGACAGACTTCTTGATCGTCGGAGGTTCGGCGGTGACCGGTCCCGGCTCAGGATCTAGTACCGTCGGCAAAGTCGCTTATTCGTTCCTCGGTAATGGCGACGGCACATTCGCGTTTAACTCGTGGCAGTTGCCGAGCGGCTGGAATTTTGCATCAACAAGCACGACGAGCTTTCTTCCCATCACGGGCGATTTCAACGGCGATGGAAGGACGGATCTGATCATGCTTCAGGGGCCGCAACTCTATGAGATGCAGAGCCGGGGCGATGGCAGCTTCGATTATCTTCCAATTCAAATTTCAAACGGTTGGAATTTCGGAGCCCAGCCCGGGGCGAGCTTCACTTCGTTCTCAAGTGACATCAATGCCGATGGAAGAACCGACTTTACCATTATCGGCGGGAATAGTCCTTACATGTATCAATTCGTTAGCAGTGGAGATGGTTCGTTCACGTATCGTACGCTTGGCATGCCGAACGGATGGAATTTCGGGGCGCCGCCGACGAAGGACTACTGGATGCAGTTGGGGGACTTCAACGGCGACGGAAAAGTCGAGTTTGCGATGCTGTCTGGCACGTACATCTACACGTGCCTGGCCGATGCGGCAGTCGGAGACGTTATCGGAACGATCGTTTCTGGTCTCGGAGCGACTATCACTGTCAGCTACGCTCCTTTGACGAACTCATCCGTCTACACCCGCGACTCCAGCAGTGGCTACCCGATTCAGGATCTGCAGACTCCATTTCTTGTGGCCTCCCAGGTTGACTCCTCAAATGGCGTCGGCGGAACCTACAGCTCGAGCCGTACCTATGCTGGCGCAAAGATTGATTTGACGGGCAGAGGAATGCTCGGGTTCCGCCAAGTGACCGTCAGGGACATTCAAACTGGTATCGCCGAGACCACAACCTTCCGGCAGGATTTTCCCTATATAGGCATGGTGGCGTCGACGACGCGTACCCTCGGTACGCAGACTCTTGGACAATTGACGAACGTTTATCAGTTCATCAATGCGAGTGGTTCGACGACGATCTCGCCGTCCAGTGCTCCCTATCGCGTGTCGCTGGCGCAAAGCGTGTCGAGCAGCGTAGATCTTGATGGGTCCCCGGCGCCAACCGTGACAACGTCGAATCAGTATGACTTGTTTGGCAACGCCACCCAGGTCGTGGTGTCGACCTCCGATGGCTTCAGCAAGATCACGTCCAACGTCTACGCCAACGACACCTCGTATTGGTACCTCGGTCGTTTGACGCGCGCGACCGTGACGAGCCAGCGGCCGCAGTAG
- a CDS encoding GDP-L-fucose synthase family protein has translation MQLIVTADHLAQMIGVANPPLMLMEVAGLTRAIYGEKSAVRLAHQNGCRDRTWETRAGAVELHISKFARAKPQVVVLAAAKVGGIVANNTLRAEFIYDNIAIATNVIHAAHVNGAEKLIFLGSSRIYPKLAPQPLHENAMLTGPLEPTNEPYAIAKIAGIKMVEAYRSQYGADFITVMPTNLYGPGDNYHPEYSHVVAALIRRFHEAKLADAPEVVVWGTGTPRHEFLYVDDMADACVHLMKTYSDTALVNIGTGKDIVIADFARVVAAVVGFKGSISFDRSRPDGTPRKLLDVSRLTELGWRATTSQDVGVGLAYQAFLREAATQ, from the coding sequence ATGCAATTGATCGTAACCGCCGATCATCTTGCCCAGATGATCGGCGTCGCCAACCCGCCATTGATGTTGATGGAGGTCGCAGGACTGACCAGAGCCATTTATGGCGAGAAGAGCGCCGTGCGGCTGGCACACCAGAACGGCTGTCGCGACCGGACTTGGGAGACGCGAGCCGGTGCGGTCGAACTGCATATCTCCAAGTTCGCACGCGCGAAGCCCCAAGTCGTGGTCCTGGCGGCCGCCAAGGTCGGCGGCATTGTCGCCAACAACACGCTGCGCGCGGAGTTCATCTACGACAACATCGCCATCGCCACCAATGTCATTCACGCTGCCCACGTGAACGGCGCCGAGAAGCTGATCTTTCTGGGCTCATCCCGCATCTATCCGAAGCTTGCTCCTCAGCCGCTGCACGAGAACGCGATGCTGACAGGGCCACTGGAGCCGACCAACGAGCCTTATGCGATCGCCAAGATCGCCGGCATCAAGATGGTCGAGGCCTATCGCAGTCAATATGGCGCCGACTTCATCACCGTCATGCCGACCAATCTCTATGGTCCGGGCGACAACTATCATCCCGAATACAGCCACGTCGTCGCGGCGCTGATCCGCCGCTTCCATGAGGCCAAGCTCGCAGATGCGCCGGAGGTCGTGGTCTGGGGCACCGGCACGCCGCGGCACGAGTTCCTCTATGTCGACGACATGGCGGATGCCTGCGTGCACCTGATGAAGACCTATTCCGACACCGCGCTGGTCAACATCGGCACTGGCAAGGATATCGTCATTGCCGACTTCGCCCGCGTGGTTGCCGCCGTAGTAGGCTTCAAGGGCAGCATCAGCTTTGACCGGTCACGGCCGGATGGCACCCCACGCAAGCTTCTCGACGTCTCCCGCCTGACGGAGCTTGGCTGGCGCGCGACGACTTCCCAGGACGTGGGAGTCGGGCTCGCCTATCAGGCATTTCTGCGCGAAGCGGCGACGCAGTAG
- a CDS encoding ABC transporter substrate-binding protein — protein MTIGGKAFLQYAPVTLAERLGFFRDAGLDPELLDVSGGSKALQALVAGSAELTAGAFDHTIQMHAKGQKIVGVVLFGRHPTFALALRKEKAADYRDPSSLRGMKIGVTALGSQTQFMVEYIALRAGVSPADISFVSVGGGTGAVAAIRNGAVDGVVTGEPALTALTAAGDVKLVADTRTNEGTIGIFGGLYPSGTIYARSDFIERNPDTLQALVLAMVRALQWIDRASVDEIADALPEDWAKPDRNIFLASIRGTRDMFSPDGRFSAEGAGIAFQVLSTVDPQLRGVKVDLAETFTNRFVEKALQTLASK, from the coding sequence ATGACGATCGGCGGAAAGGCATTCCTACAATACGCACCGGTCACACTTGCCGAGCGCCTTGGCTTTTTCAGGGACGCGGGCCTCGACCCGGAGCTTCTTGACGTGAGCGGCGGATCCAAGGCGCTCCAGGCTCTCGTGGCAGGAAGTGCTGAACTCACCGCTGGCGCTTTCGACCACACGATTCAGATGCATGCCAAGGGACAAAAAATCGTCGGGGTTGTGCTGTTTGGCAGGCATCCGACGTTCGCATTGGCCCTGCGAAAAGAGAAGGCTGCGGACTATCGCGACCCAAGCAGCCTGAGAGGCATGAAGATCGGGGTCACGGCATTGGGATCCCAAACGCAGTTCATGGTGGAGTACATCGCTTTGCGAGCTGGTGTCTCTCCGGCCGACATTTCCTTCGTCAGTGTCGGAGGTGGCACAGGTGCCGTAGCAGCGATCCGCAACGGCGCTGTGGATGGGGTCGTCACGGGTGAGCCGGCGCTTACGGCGCTGACCGCCGCAGGTGACGTCAAACTGGTCGCGGACACTCGCACCAACGAGGGGACCATCGGCATTTTTGGCGGTCTCTATCCGTCAGGGACGATCTACGCGCGGTCAGACTTCATCGAACGCAATCCCGATACGCTCCAGGCCCTTGTTCTCGCGATGGTGCGCGCCCTGCAGTGGATTGATCGCGCGTCCGTCGACGAGATCGCCGATGCGCTCCCGGAGGACTGGGCCAAACCTGATCGAAACATCTTCCTCGCCTCCATCCGGGGCACCCGAGACATGTTTTCGCCCGATGGCCGGTTCAGCGCCGAGGGCGCGGGGATCGCATTTCAGGTGTTGTCGACCGTCGACCCGCAATTGCGTGGCGTGAAGGTCGATCTCGCGGAGACATTTACGAACAGGTTCGTCGAAAAGGCTCTCCAGACGCTAGCATCGAAATAG